The DNA window GAATAAACTTATCCCTAAAACAATCTACTCCATCACTTCACATGGATATATACCACTTAGTTTTTgttaaaagagaagaaaagataCTGATTCCACTGGAGAAAAGAGAAAGATCATTGAGGTCAAGATTGAAAAGTCACCATCTACATTCATTAGTTGATAGTAGTAGTTCTACTTTATGATTTATTAAACAAATCGGGACAGGATAATTTTCAACGTGGAAATTTGTAAACGACAATACAGCAGTTTGTGGCATTGGTAAAACGAATTAATCGATTCACTACATGTTAAAACACTGTATTTATGggtttctcttttttcttttttcttttttcttttttcttttttcttttttcttttttcttttttcttttttcaatcgGTTGAAATTTCTGGTAGACAGTGGTCTGCAATATCAATATACAATATCTCCACAATTTCGTTAAGataaatatttgttttaaaaataatttagcaATTGCTGTTGGGCCAgtttttctaaaaattattgGGTTGAAAATAAAAAGCCCAACAAGATATATCTGGTTGAATCTTATTGggtttattatattaaaatacatgCATATGATTGCAAAAATACCTATAATTAATCTTTAGGCCAAGGGCTCCCTGTACATATgctaattactagtactattttatactccatatattttcTTAGAAACACATATGTAGCTCCAAATATTTCATGACAATATTTGAAAGTTCATTCTTTTTCTTGAAAGTTTTTGGATTTTGGGTGGGacggagtaaaaaagtaaacaTCCATTATaagcttttttttaaaaaaaatgaactcCTATAAGTTTATAAATCGTCAAAATGTCCCCataattcattttattaaaaatgagataattatttgtaaaatccACATCTTATAAggtgtataaaaatattttttcaaatagAAGCTCAGCCCCTACTTATACTTGTAAATGgcctaaaaaggaaaataaaatataattatttaatttcaaagGGAACATGTCAAACATGATAACAATATCACACACGCATTGAAAGTTGACTTTCTCCACAGCCGAGATACTCGTACGTATTCGCATATTCCATTTTCTGGTCTTTTTCAGATTTAAATAATGTGATAATGATGCTATCAAACATCGACTAGACTTGATCGCATGCATAAATTGTGACATATTAATTTGAATGATATTATATGAATAGCGCTCTCTCCCCCTCTCAACTTCCATCTTAGTATTTAGTTTAATACTGCCTCTATATCATAATCCAATATGAGAAGTACATAAGAATATTCTTAcagcattttattataaatagtatTGATAATACAGTATAGTATGAGTTGTAATACAGAAAACAAATACCCACGGGTTGTTCCCTCCGTCTGCGAAtaagagtcccgtttttccattttagtccgtctgcaaataggagtcccgattcacttttaccataaatggtgaTAGGAtccccaccttccactaactcactctactcacatttcatttaaaactaatactatatacAAGCGTGACCCCTATTCCtctaattttttccatcaacttttcttaacatttcttaaaacctgtgccaccaaaaaatgagactcttaatgacggacggagggagtacaagacTAAGTTTTGCTTGACATTCACTTTCGTGTTTCAGAAATATTTATTCTTAAATAATTAAGCTAAGCATATCGGCCATAATAATTTATAAACCATAAATTGATAGCTCAGTTACCTATTCAACTTAGGATATTAGGATATTCTAATATCATCATGCCAATATATTATTTTCGTGTCTAAAATGACAAACTTATATAGTAGTACAAGTTTTTGTGTGATTATAGAAACTCACCATAGGTATATTCGGTGGGCACATACATAGTAAACTCGGATTTCATACCGTTCCCACACATGACTAGTAAATCatacttgaaaaataaaaaaaaactaattaaacTTATTGTGTGTGCGCGCGTGAAATGTCTGCAATTTATGTTGTGTGTGTGATGTGTGTAATCTGTGTATTCGTGTGTGCATGCGCGTgcagtgtgtagtgtgtgtgtgcgtgCGCGTGTACaatgtatatattgtgtgtaagAGTATAATGTGCATATTGTGTGATCGTGTAGTATGTTTTGTGTGTGTATTGTTTATGTGTACGTCAAGTGTGCACAGGGACGTAGCCACCTTAAGGGGAtatggggcaaatgcccctcctcatccactcatttctctatatatttatacatgaattttttattatatacttCAACCACACTAAATGTCCCTTCTcaaatacataatttttttctatgtattatatttttgccccttctCCAATAAAATCCTGGCTCCGCCCCTgagtgtgcaatgtgtgtagcGTGCACGCGCTATGTGTGTATAATATGTGTATTATGTATTGTGTGTacgtgtgcagtgtgtgtaagCAATTTATGTATTGTGTGTGAAGTTGGTGTTTGTGAAGTATGTGCATGCGTGTGAAGGGTGTGCGTAGTGTGTTTGTGTGAGCaatgtgtgtagtttgtgtgtGTGGTGTATATTGTTTGTGCACTATGTGCGTGTGCAGTGTGTTATGTTTGTAAATGTGTGGTATGTATATTGTTTGAATGTCTGCATgctatgtgtgtgtattgtgtatatgtagtgtgtgtctTTGGATATACAATGTGCGAAAAATatctaatttttattattttttaaatttctaatcATCTACTTTAAATAAGAAATTCAAATTATAGAAtcaaaaaattaagaattgTAATTTAATTCtagatttaaaattttttataaaatcaaatatttaaatttgaaattgaaaactCTAATTctaataacaaaaaatcaattcTAAGACCAGGAAATTCCTAAGGGACCCACGAACTGAATATAAAGAGCACATGACGAATAGTTGGAAATATGGTGGCAATATAAAGGGGAGTTAAATCTCGAGTTTTGGAGAGGAGGAGACAAAACTAAGTTTCTCTTTTCTCCATATAGTTGGGCAAAGTCAAAGTTGCATTAAAGCTAGAACAATCCTAAATTTCTCCACCCAAATTTTCAACATTGTTAGGTTCTTCCGGCCAACAACCGTCGTCAATGGCGTCCAGCTCCGAGGAGTGGGTGAGCGAGATCGAAGAAGAGGAGATCGAGGAAGAGGAGAACAAGGTGCATGTAAACTATGAAAGTAAGTACGAGCTTGGAACCATAGCGGAGGAGGGCAGCTGGTGCTTAAGTTACGATGACAGAGAGAATGTATTATATGTGGCGGTATGGAGGGAGATCGATGAGGCGTTGAGCATGGACGCCTTGCTCTGGACGCTCAAAAATGCTGTGCTTGATCCCTCCTCGGCTTTCATCTTCCTCATCCACGTCTTCCCTGAGATCAAGTTCATCCCTTCGCCTTGTAAGTTCATCTCTCTCCTTCCTTCATtccttcatctctctctctctctcactgaTGAGTTTGCAGTGGGGAAGTTGCCTATAAATCAGGTGAACCCGGAGCAGAAGAAGGTGTTTTTGGCCCAAGAAAGTGGGAAGAGGAGAGATCTTCTCCGAAAGTATGTCAATGTATGCTCTGCTTCTCAGGTTAAAGTGGAGACTGTACTTGTTGAAAGTGATATGGAGGCTAAAGCCATACTTGATCTCATTCCTATTCTCAATATCACAAAGCTCATTCTTGGAGCCACCAAGGCTACTGTGAGGTTGTGCATTCTCAAGCCACAAATACATATACATGTCTCATAGGAGTATAGTTTTTCACAATGGTTATTGGTAATTTTGCAGAAGGATCAAGTCCAAGAAGGGGAATGGAACAGCAGATCAGATAGTGCAGAAGGCACCTGAATTCTGTGAGGTTAAGATCATATGTAAAGGTAAGGAAGTTACCGAGCTGGAGATGTCGGATTCCccatcttcttctccttctccttctccctcgCCAAGGCCAACTCATTCGACTCCCACCTTTGCTCAAAACAAATACCAAACAGCAAACGACTCAGCTGCCTGCAGTTGTTTCAAAATCTGAGTCATGTCAATCCAAGTACAAATTCGGCCCCAAAACTGAAGACAGGCTCAAAGCTGGTTGCACTTGAAGAATCATATTTGAGACTATCAAACCTTTCTTGCTTCTTATGAATGTAGAAAATGTAAACAATTTCATTTCAGGTAACAAGTTTGTAAATCCTGTGTAATCTTTTACCATGACTACTTATATTTGTGTTGAACCTTTTGTCATCCAACCTTATACAAAGCCTTTCATTTAGTAAGAGTGAAGAAACAAACCTTTACAATGATTAGAATATTGTCAAATTATTGTTCTCTGCTGCAACTATCAAGTAACAGATGTCTGAAAATTTGGGTACAATAAACAAGCATATCAAAATATGGGTCTATAAATTCGGCCCTACCTTGTTTTGCATTCATCAACCTTTTTTCCAAAAAGTTACAAGAAAACTATACAGTCATTGACATTTGATTCTCAAACTAACAGGAACCATACAATTTTAACAGCTTCCAACTGTTCACACAATGTAGTTAACTACATGGAGATACATTTTGCCAGTCTCAAAAAtaatagaaatagaaaaaagGGGGAAAAGAAAAACTTCTTCGCGTACCATTTAAGGGACGCATGGAATCAAGGGCATTTATGAGTTTAAAGAACAGGAGGGAGCGATATTTGTACTGATCTTCACCAACCTACCTCTCTTAATATGATCCACAGTCATTTCTTAATTTAAGGCAACCTTGGTAATTAACTAGAAGAAATCAAACTCCAAATATGTGTTGCTCTTCTGATTtgtagcagcagcagcagtagGGGTCTTCTCATTCGTTGGAGTAGGCATTTTATCGTAATCAACAGCCTTTGGGATGTCTGGGGGGGTGGTACAGCGTATTAAAGCCCAATTAACTCCTTCAAAGAAAGGGTGTTGCTTTATCTCAGTTGCACCTCTTTTGTAGCCTAATCTATGCTGAGGCTCTTTCACAAGCAAACCCCTTATCAAGTCCCTAGCAGGGAAACTGACAACAGAGGATTCTGGAAACCGTAGGGGCTGGCCGACAACATTGAACAATGTGGCTCGATTCCCAGATCCTTTAAATGGAGTCTTAGCAAACAAGAGCTCGTATAAAAAGATCCCAAAAGTCCACCAATCCACTGGACTTCCATGACCTTCACCTTTGATGATCTCTGGTGCCAAATACTCGTGTGTTCCAACAAAAGACATTGAACGAGCATTGGTTGGTTCAGCTATCAGCTCTGGCAATGGGCTAACCTGATTTCCGATATCATTTTGGGGCTTCCTGTCCTTCTTTGATTTTCTTGAAAAGAGGCGAGGAGAAAAGCACATTGTTGGAACAACACACAATGGCTGAATGCAAGCTGGTTCAATGCATGCCCGCTGGGCACAGTAAGTGGAATTGTTTTTCTGAGGATCGGAAGTAATGGATGGGGTCTTTACCAAAGTTGGGTTAACAGCACAACGAAGAGAAAGATCAAAGTCTGAGAGCATTATATGTCCATCATCCCTAACAAGAATGTTTTCAGGCTTAAGGTCACGATAAACAATACCAAGCATGTGCAAATACTCCAGAGCTAGCAGCACTTCAGCAACATAAAACCTGCCACAAGGAAATTTGTTAAAACGATGGTCAAGAGATTGAGCGGAAACACTTATATTTTCAATCAGTCTCACAATGTATGATATGTGGATTTCGCATGCTGAGTTTTCTTCACAAATTAAAGAGTTAAAGATAAAGCAAAGGCCATATGATCTTAAATATGTAATTTCAACTTCTTACTTATAAAGCAGCCTTGATCACACCAGAATGGCATCACAATCTCATACTAGTATCCAATGTAAAAGTGATCATTTTCGCAAGAATTATATAAGAGACAAGTAAGGCTGAGAGCATTTCCAAATATTTCAACATTTTAAGTACTGTGAAAAAACTTTTCACAGCATAAATGGATATCTTTATCTATATGTCACGAAATCAAGTAGTATGAGAAATGGATTCCCAGGAAGTATTAACTGAAACTCAACAAAAATCTGTTGAATTTCAATGTTATATGATTGGAAATTTTCCTACTTGGCTGCTTGCTCGGAAAAGTGCTTTCCAGGTTGCCTTTGACGAAGAGTATGCAAGTCTCCACCAGGGCAGACTTCCATCACCAGACATGAAAACTTATCAGTGTCGAAATGGGTGTACAGAGTAGGAAGGAATGGATGGTCTAGGGACTGTAATATCTCTCTTTCTGTCTGAGAGCGAACAAGCTTCTTGCGACTTGCTAGAGATGCCTTGTCCATTACTTTCATCGCAAAGTAACATTTAGTTCCGCTCAACTCAGCCAGATAAACGCTACCAATGTCTCCGCAACCTAGCCGTTTTAGGAGCCTGAAATGGTTCAAACCCAATGCACCATCTCTGCAGCGGATAGCTTGGATGGCTTCCCATCGAACATCATTTGCTTTGTGAGGCTTATTGATGCTGCTACTAAAGCTGCTGCTAGAGGTGCTCTCATTACTGACATCACTGCTTGTACTTTCCCGACACATGCTGCTCTTTCCACTCTCAATGAACTCAGCAGGGTCACTCACTTTCGTGCTTCCACTGGTTTTTGCAAGGCCATTGGTTCCATAACTAACTTTAACACTCCTTATGGAAGAACTGGTTTTTGCAAGGCTATTGGTCCCATCACTAATTTTTACACTCCCTATGCCAGATGATTTCTTTCCCTGATCAAACGAAGTTTCCAGTGAGCTTCTAATGTCATTTAACCTAAGATCTTCAGCTTTAGATTCCCTTTCAGAACCGGAGAAAGAGATATTGGACTCTGAGGTATCAAAAAGGATCAAAGAATTTTTTTCACTATTAGCAGATTTGTTGGACTCAGCATCTTCTCTAGGCAACATCAGACTCGCCTTATCAGGATCAACTGATTGCTCAAGATCAATCAGTGCTCTTTCGCGACACATGCTGCTCTTTTCACTCTCAATAAACTCAGCAGGGTCAGTCACTTTCGTGCTTCCACTGGTTTTTGCAAGGCTATTGGTTTCATCACTAACTATTACGCTCCCTATCCCAGATGATTCCTTTCCCTGATCAAATGAAGGTTCCAGTGAGCTTCTAATGTTGATTAACTCAAGATCTTGAGCTTTAGATTCCCTTTCAGACCCGGAGAAAGAGATATTGGACTCTGTGGTATCAAAAAGGATCAAAGAACTCTTTTCACTATTAGCACATTTGTTGGACTCAGCATCTTCTCTAGGCAACAGCAGATATGCCTTATCAGGACCAACTGATTGCTCGGGATCAATCACCTTCGGCATGCTAATGCCAGATGATTTCTCTCCCTGGGAAACATCCAGTGAGCTTCTAATGTCGGTTAACTCTTGATCTTGAGCTTTAAACTCCCTCTCAGACCCAGAGAAAGAGATATTGGACTCTGAGGTATCAAGAAGGATCAAAGATTTTTTTTCACTATTAGCAGATTTGTTGGACTCAGCATCTTCTCTAGGCAACAGCAGACACGCCTTATCAGGATCAACTGATTGCTCAGGATCAATCACCTTCGGATTGATAATGCCAGATGAATTCTTTCCCTGATCAAAGAAAGTTTCCAGCGAGCTTCTATTGTCGGTTAACTCAAGATCATGAG is part of the Salvia splendens isolate huo1 chromosome 6, SspV2, whole genome shotgun sequence genome and encodes:
- the LOC121807272 gene encoding serine/threonine-protein kinase D6PKL1-like; this encodes MASTSGSRAPVSLQQRVVRIQHSTEANGRKSTSEPKVIDLEQSVDPDEVCLVLPREDAESNKSANNEKNSLILFDTSESNISFSRSERESKAHDLELTDNRSSLETFFDQGKNSSGIINPKVIDPEQSVDPDKACLLLPREDAESNKSANSEKKSLILLDTSESNISFSGSEREFKAQDQELTDIRSSLDVSQGEKSSGISMPKVIDPEQSVGPDKAYLLLPREDAESNKCANSEKSSLILFDTTESNISFSGSERESKAQDLELINIRSSLEPSFDQGKESSGIGSVIVSDETNSLAKTSGSTKVTDPAEFIESEKSSMCRERALIDLEQSVDPDKASLMLPREDAESNKSANSEKNSLILFDTSESNISFSGSERESKAEDLRLNDIRSSLETSFDQGKKSSGIGSVKISDGTNSLAKTSSSIRSVKVSYGTNGLAKTSGSTKVSDPAEFIESGKSSMCRESTSSDVSNESTSSSSFSSSINKPHKANDVRWEAIQAIRCRDGALGLNHFRLLKRLGCGDIGSVYLAELSGTKCYFAMKVMDKASLASRKKLVRSQTEREILQSLDHPFLPTLYTHFDTDKFSCLVMEVCPGGDLHTLRQRQPGKHFSEQAAKFYVAEVLLALEYLHMLGIVYRDLKPENILVRDDGHIMLSDFDLSLRCAVNPTLVKTPSITSDPQKNNSTYCAQRACIEPACIQPLCVVPTMCFSPRLFSRKSKKDRKPQNDIGNQVSPLPELIAEPTNARSMSFVGTHEYLAPEIIKGEGHGSPVDWWTFGIFLYELLFAKTPFKGSGNRATLFNVVGQPLRFPESSVVSFPARDLIRGLLVKEPQHRLGYKRGATEIKQHPFFEGVNWALIRCTTPPDIPKAVDYDKMPTPTNEKTPTAAAATNQKSNTYLEFDFF
- the LOC121807274 gene encoding U-box domain-containing protein 36-like; this translates as MASSSEEWVSEIEEEEIEEEENKVHVNYESKYELGTIAEEGSWCLSYDDRENVLYVAVWREIDEALSMDALLWTLKNAVLDPSSAFIFLIHVFPEIKFIPSPLGKLPINQVNPEQKKVFLAQESGKRRDLLRKYVNVCSASQVKVETVLVESDMEAKAILDLIPILNITKLILGATKATVRRIKSKKGNGTADQIVQKAPEFCEVKIICKGKEVTELEMSDSPSSSPSPSPSPRPTHSTPTFAQNKYQTANDSAACSCFKI